The proteins below are encoded in one region of Pseudoalteromonas ulvae UL12:
- a CDS encoding vWA domain-containing protein, whose product MFEFSWPWAFLALPLPFLLRMLAKAKMEDVTLRIPSFNANPLLSSTTSHQHKRPHSLLMWLFWLCLCLGAANPKWLGEPISLPNEGRDIMLAVDLSGSMTEQDMAYQGRYVDRLSMVKAVLKNFIEQRQGDRLGLILFGDTAFLQTPLTRDLNTVSQMLDEAQIGLVGRATAIGDALGLAVKRFSQKQDSNRILVLLTDGENTAGNLAPEEALLLAREEGIKVYTVGVGSDGNNRFGLFGMNTGSALDEGLLKTIADDTGGLYFRARDVASLQKIYQELDKLEPIATDTQTFRPQTALFFYPLLVALLILALSSAKPYLRLPKQEGI is encoded by the coding sequence ATGTTTGAGTTTAGTTGGCCATGGGCTTTTTTAGCCTTACCGCTACCGTTTTTACTGCGCATGTTGGCAAAAGCAAAAATGGAGGATGTGACATTACGGATCCCCAGTTTTAATGCAAACCCTTTACTGAGCAGTACCACTAGCCACCAGCACAAGCGCCCCCACTCTCTGCTAATGTGGTTATTTTGGCTATGTTTATGCTTAGGTGCAGCGAATCCCAAATGGTTAGGTGAGCCAATCAGCCTGCCGAATGAAGGCCGCGATATCATGCTAGCCGTTGATTTATCAGGCTCTATGACTGAACAAGATATGGCCTACCAAGGTCGCTATGTTGATCGTTTGTCGATGGTCAAAGCGGTACTAAAAAACTTTATCGAACAGCGCCAAGGTGATCGCCTAGGGCTGATCTTATTTGGTGACACGGCTTTTTTACAAACACCACTGACTCGAGATTTAAATACGGTAAGCCAAATGCTTGATGAAGCGCAAATTGGTTTAGTCGGTCGTGCGACAGCTATTGGTGATGCACTTGGCCTCGCCGTAAAACGATTTTCTCAAAAGCAAGATAGCAACCGGATTTTAGTGTTGCTAACAGATGGCGAAAATACCGCGGGCAATTTAGCCCCAGAAGAAGCGTTATTACTGGCCCGAGAAGAAGGCATTAAAGTGTATACGGTTGGAGTCGGCTCCGATGGCAATAACCGTTTTGGTTTATTCGGGATGAACACAGGCTCTGCATTGGATGAAGGTTTATTAAAAACCATTGCCGATGATACCGGAGGTCTGTATTTTCGCGCCCGTGATGTAGCCAGTTTACAAAAAATCTATCAAGAGCTTGATAAACTTGAACCCATCGCGACCGACACTCAAACGTTTCGACCACAAACAGCCTTGTTTTTTTACCCATTGCTTGTCGCGCTGCTGATCTTAGCTCTTTCAAGTGCTAAACCCTATCTTCGCTTACCAAAACAGGAGGGTATTTAA
- a CDS encoding AAA family ATPase — MAVNAFQQLQTYLDTQIIGQPALTQSLLLAILADGHLLVEGPPGLAKTRAVNSLAKGVEGSFQRVQFTPDLLPADITGTDIYRQQTSEFVFEAGPLFHNLILADEINRAPAKVQSALLEAMAERQVTVGKTTYPLPELFLVMATQNPLEQEGTYPLPEAQLDRFLLHLNIDYPDAQSELEILRLTRGEALAETAVTAPEISQQMLFSARKEVLKMHLAEPLEQYLVQLIMATRNAAKLDPTLASWIEYGASPRATIALDKCARAHAWLSGRDFVAPDDIQAVFLNALRHRIILSYEAQADGISKDQALQRILELVAVP, encoded by the coding sequence ATGGCAGTTAACGCATTTCAACAATTACAAACTTATCTTGATACACAAATTATCGGCCAACCCGCTCTGACTCAGTCGCTGTTATTAGCCATTTTGGCTGATGGTCATTTATTAGTAGAAGGCCCTCCAGGCTTAGCTAAAACCCGCGCGGTAAACTCGTTAGCCAAAGGTGTGGAAGGCTCGTTTCAGCGAGTGCAATTTACACCAGACTTGCTCCCTGCAGACATCACAGGCACTGATATTTACCGCCAACAAACTAGCGAGTTTGTTTTTGAAGCAGGCCCATTATTTCACAACTTAATTTTGGCTGATGAAATCAACCGAGCGCCAGCAAAAGTGCAATCAGCGTTACTCGAAGCCATGGCAGAGCGACAAGTCACGGTAGGCAAAACCACCTATCCACTTCCTGAGCTATTTTTAGTCATGGCGACACAGAATCCGCTCGAGCAAGAAGGAACATATCCGTTACCCGAAGCGCAACTAGACCGCTTTTTATTGCATTTGAATATTGATTACCCCGATGCGCAAAGTGAACTTGAAATTTTGCGCCTGACCCGAGGTGAAGCACTCGCTGAAACCGCAGTCACCGCGCCTGAAATTTCTCAACAGATGTTATTCTCAGCACGAAAAGAAGTGCTAAAAATGCATTTAGCCGAGCCTCTAGAGCAATATTTAGTGCAACTCATTATGGCAACGCGTAATGCAGCTAAATTAGACCCAACCCTTGCAAGTTGGATCGAGTACGGGGCAAGTCCTCGTGCCACCATTGCTTTAGACAAATGTGCGCGTGCTCATGCCTGGCTGAGTGGCCGTGACTTTGTCGCACCAGATGATATTCAAGCGGTCTTTTTGAATGCCTTACGCCATCGCATCATTTTAAGCTACGAAGCACAAGCCGATGGCATCAGTAAAGATCAAGCATTACAGCGTATATTAGAACTCGTTGCAGTACCATAA
- a CDS encoding DUF4381 domain-containing protein, whose protein sequence is MTASALDTLEPIIAPTSVSFWPLTPAWWAVIALTVIVILAGCAYWRLVYKHNQAKREAIILASTLNNEGAEHLQQLNMILKRLAAHYYGADKASCHSQQWCDFIHSACRVTITNEQLTHIYHPKVEHSHYTQVKQLLSQAIKRFNTRGAAHV, encoded by the coding sequence ATGACTGCCTCTGCATTAGATACTCTCGAACCCATTATTGCCCCAACGTCGGTTTCTTTTTGGCCGCTCACTCCCGCGTGGTGGGCTGTCATCGCCTTGACAGTGATTGTTATATTGGCAGGCTGTGCGTATTGGCGTTTAGTTTATAAACACAATCAGGCCAAACGAGAAGCGATAATACTGGCAAGCACACTCAACAACGAGGGTGCTGAGCACTTACAGCAACTCAATATGATTTTAAAACGCTTAGCTGCTCATTATTACGGAGCCGATAAAGCCTCCTGCCATTCTCAGCAATGGTGCGACTTTATACACTCAGCCTGTCGCGTCACCATTACCAACGAGCAACTGACGCATATTTACCACCCCAAGGTTGAACACAGTCACTATACACAGGTAAAACAGCTGCTGTCTCAAGCAATTAAACGTTTTAATACTCGAGGTGCAGCACATGTTTGA
- a CDS encoding sigma-70 family RNA polymerase sigma factor: MFGKKNSDRQVLIDMAHKHKRYEALVQVYHKELYRFAYWLCQDHSVADDLVQETFLRAWKSLDALLDQQAAKSWLLTILRRENARRFERKQFDYSDVDQDHLMDEQSFSLEQNMEQTMIQRQIMALPEDYREPLLLQIVMGCSGDEIATILDLNKNTVMTRLFRARNQLKDALSTSTHHHRGVQ; encoded by the coding sequence ATGTTTGGAAAGAAAAATTCCGATCGTCAGGTCTTAATTGATATGGCACACAAACACAAACGATACGAAGCACTTGTGCAGGTTTATCATAAAGAACTATATCGATTTGCTTATTGGTTATGCCAAGATCACAGTGTGGCTGATGATTTGGTGCAAGAAACCTTTTTGCGAGCTTGGAAATCACTGGATGCATTGCTTGATCAACAAGCAGCAAAGTCTTGGTTACTCACCATTTTAAGACGAGAGAATGCACGTCGCTTCGAGCGAAAGCAATTCGATTATTCAGATGTAGACCAAGATCACCTGATGGATGAGCAGAGTTTCAGTCTTGAGCAAAATATGGAACAAACAATGATCCAGCGTCAAATTATGGCTCTGCCAGAAGATTATCGAGAGCCTCTTTTATTGCAAATTGTAATGGGATGCTCTGGGGATGAAATTGCGACCATATTAGATTTGAACAAAAATACTGTTATGACGCGCCTGTTTAGAGCACGAAACCAGCTCAAAGACGCGCTATCAACTTCAACACACCACCATAGAGGGGTTCAGTAA
- the fadI gene encoding acetyl-CoA C-acyltransferase FadI: MSEQINLKTAQGDRIAIVSGLRTPFAKQATNFHHVPALDLGKLVVNEMLERLNFDRKEIDQLVFGQVVQMPEAPNIAREIVLGTGMPVGIDAYSVSRACATSFQAIANVTESIIAGSVSVGIAGGADSSSVLPIGVSKKLAGSLVDLNKARTLGDRLKIFSKLRLKDLLPVPPAVAEYSTGLSMGQTAEQMAKTHNISRADQDALAHRSHTLASKAWADGYFKDEVMTAHVPPYKGFLEQDNNIRHNSTLEGYAKLRPVFDRQNGSVTAANATPLTDGAAAVLMMSESKAKALGYDILGYVRSFAFSAIGVHEDMLMGPAHSTPIALRRAGITLADLDLIEMHEAFAAQTLANMKMFESDKFAKEQLGLSKAIGSIDMAKFNVNGGSLAYGHPFAATGARLITQSLNELKRRGGGLALTTACAAGGLGAAFVLEAE; encoded by the coding sequence ATGTCTGAGCAAATAAATCTAAAAACAGCCCAAGGCGACCGAATTGCCATTGTTAGTGGTCTTCGTACTCCATTCGCTAAACAAGCAACTAACTTCCACCATGTTCCAGCATTGGATTTAGGTAAGCTAGTAGTTAATGAAATGCTTGAACGATTGAACTTTGATCGCAAAGAGATCGATCAATTAGTATTTGGTCAAGTGGTTCAAATGCCAGAAGCGCCCAATATTGCCCGTGAAATCGTCCTAGGGACTGGCATGCCAGTGGGAATTGACGCGTATTCGGTATCAAGAGCTTGTGCAACTAGCTTCCAAGCGATTGCCAATGTGACTGAGTCTATTATTGCAGGCTCTGTGTCTGTTGGTATTGCTGGTGGCGCTGATTCTTCTTCTGTTTTACCTATAGGTGTAAGCAAGAAGCTAGCTGGCTCACTGGTTGATTTGAATAAAGCGCGTACTTTGGGCGATCGTCTAAAGATATTTTCAAAGTTACGTTTAAAAGATTTGTTACCTGTCCCACCTGCCGTGGCTGAATATTCAACAGGGTTATCGATGGGGCAAACGGCCGAGCAAATGGCCAAAACACATAATATTAGCCGTGCCGATCAAGATGCGTTAGCACATCGTTCACACACATTAGCAAGTAAAGCATGGGCAGATGGTTACTTTAAAGATGAGGTGATGACAGCACACGTACCACCTTATAAAGGCTTTTTGGAGCAAGATAATAACATTCGTCATAATTCTACATTAGAAGGTTATGCTAAATTACGCCCAGTATTTGATCGCCAAAATGGTTCAGTAACGGCAGCCAATGCAACCCCATTAACCGATGGTGCTGCAGCGGTATTAATGATGAGCGAATCAAAGGCTAAAGCTTTAGGATATGATATTTTAGGGTATGTTCGCAGCTTCGCATTTAGCGCGATTGGTGTGCATGAAGATATGCTGATGGGGCCTGCGCATTCAACACCTATTGCACTAAGACGTGCAGGGATTACTTTAGCGGATTTAGATTTGATTGAAATGCATGAAGCCTTTGCGGCGCAAACATTGGCCAACATGAAAATGTTTGAGTCAGATAAGTTTGCTAAAGAGCAACTAGGTTTAAGCAAAGCAATCGGCTCAATTGATATGGCTAAGTTTAATGTCAATGGTGGTTCATTAGCCTACGGTCACCCATTTGCTGCAACCGGTGCCCGCTTAATTACTCAAAGCTTAAATGAACTTAAACGTCGCGGTGGTGGCTTAGCGTTAACAACAGCATGTGCGGCCGGTGGATTAGGCGCAGCATTTGTTTTGGAGGCAGAATAA
- a CDS encoding DUF58 domain-containing protein: MYYRAKATLLNLQPKAHIKHKLAGQYLAPHKGRGMEFAEVRHYQQGDDIRSIDWRVTARTGQAHTKLYQEEKERPVFIFTDFSQSMLFGSQFVLKSIQAAQLSALTAWSAISRGDRVGGLVFNQQQHFELKPGSRQNAVMNLFHNLLASHEQALTLPAQEANSGFRDNLKRLNQLAKPGSLVYLISDFVQLDDDVLKQLQLLARHCEVIACQVYDPFELDLAPSDHHVKVTAGSQTFALPLGDKQFKQRFTKHANEQQHHRLNALKKAGIHPVTFSAATPLEQQILGKASS; this comes from the coding sequence ATGTATTACCGAGCAAAAGCGACACTGCTTAACTTGCAACCAAAAGCCCATATTAAGCATAAATTGGCAGGCCAATACCTCGCGCCCCACAAAGGCCGAGGCATGGAATTTGCCGAGGTACGGCATTACCAACAAGGTGATGACATTCGCTCGATTGATTGGCGGGTCACCGCACGAACAGGCCAAGCTCATACCAAACTCTATCAAGAGGAAAAAGAGCGTCCTGTGTTTATTTTTACCGATTTTAGCCAGTCGATGTTATTTGGTAGTCAGTTTGTTTTGAAGTCAATTCAGGCGGCGCAACTGAGCGCGCTGACGGCATGGTCGGCCATTAGTCGTGGAGATCGAGTGGGTGGTTTGGTGTTTAATCAACAACAACACTTTGAGCTCAAACCCGGTAGCCGACAAAATGCAGTGATGAATCTCTTTCATAACCTCTTAGCCAGCCATGAGCAAGCACTCACTTTGCCAGCACAAGAAGCAAACAGTGGCTTTAGAGATAATCTAAAGCGCTTGAATCAACTTGCTAAGCCCGGTTCGTTGGTATATTTGATTTCAGATTTTGTTCAGCTAGATGATGACGTACTGAAACAATTGCAATTACTGGCTCGCCATTGTGAGGTCATTGCTTGCCAAGTCTATGATCCATTTGAATTGGATTTAGCGCCCAGCGATCATCATGTCAAAGTGACTGCGGGTAGCCAGACGTTTGCCTTACCACTGGGTGATAAACAGTTTAAGCAACGCTTTACTAAACATGCCAATGAGCAACAACATCATCGCCTAAATGCACTGAAAAAAGCAGGTATTCACCCTGTTACCTTTAGTGCCGCAACCCCTTTAGAGCAACAGATATTAGGAAAAGCATCCTCATGA
- a CDS encoding vWA domain-containing protein — protein MDFEFIRPQLLWLLLLLIPLAISIYLRQHRVNHKQPLIAAHLAQFVLTSGAQQQRQSPWLSLLFVTLAIIAAAGPSWEKQAVPIYQAKQARVLVMDMSLSMFSADIKPNRLSQARFKALDMVELFNEGETALVAYAENAFTVSPLTTDAQTLANLIPSLSPEIMPGKGSNVMAGLTTASELLTQAGYLNGDIILVTDGIDNDDLSSVQEFAKGTGYTLSIYAVATEQGAPIELPEGGFLKDSYGQIVVPKAQFASMRGITKRSGGHFSAYTASNADISVFAQADNNAEIGETDQQHTLSRLDGGVYLMLLLVPLAFLLIKQNQLLIGLCALLILPTEQAYAVEWSSLWKNNDQRALSAYQQGDFKQAQDANTPNLKGSAFYQQGQYEQALTQFSQDDSANGLYNQGNALAKLGKLPEAIEKYEQALTLDPDLAAAQKNKEIIEQLLQQQQDNQSEQQNQNNEQQDADQQQSDQQQQSDQQNADQSNSDSSDNQQGQQSESDQQSKNADQQNKPEMSADPQQQQEQQAAADEQKSADSKQEEQQQAVAPSEPHTAQEGEEQTQQAAVSAEPLTAEEREKAQQLNQLLRKVPDDPAILLRNKMRLEYQNRGRNTSPQGVKKSW, from the coding sequence ATGGACTTTGAATTTATCCGACCACAGTTACTGTGGCTTTTATTGCTGTTAATCCCCTTAGCTATCAGCATTTATCTGCGCCAACATCGAGTGAATCACAAGCAACCACTCATTGCCGCGCACTTAGCCCAGTTTGTTTTGACCTCTGGTGCACAACAGCAACGTCAATCACCCTGGTTATCGCTGTTGTTTGTGACTCTGGCCATCATAGCCGCAGCAGGACCAAGCTGGGAAAAGCAAGCCGTGCCAATCTATCAGGCTAAACAAGCCCGTGTATTGGTGATGGACATGTCATTATCTATGTTTAGCGCCGATATCAAACCTAATCGATTAAGCCAAGCGCGTTTTAAAGCCCTCGATATGGTTGAGCTATTTAATGAAGGCGAAACCGCACTTGTTGCCTACGCCGAAAACGCTTTTACTGTGTCGCCACTCACTACTGATGCGCAGACATTAGCTAATTTAATTCCAAGCTTAAGCCCTGAAATTATGCCAGGAAAAGGGTCTAATGTGATGGCAGGGTTAACCACAGCCAGTGAATTACTCACTCAAGCGGGTTATTTAAATGGTGATATCATCCTCGTGACCGATGGCATTGATAACGATGATTTATCATCAGTCCAAGAGTTTGCAAAAGGCACCGGCTACACATTGAGTATTTATGCGGTCGCGACTGAGCAAGGGGCACCAATCGAATTGCCAGAAGGCGGGTTTTTAAAAGATAGCTATGGTCAAATCGTGGTACCTAAGGCGCAATTTGCTTCAATGCGCGGTATCACCAAACGAAGCGGAGGCCATTTTTCTGCGTATACTGCCAGTAATGCTGATATTTCAGTTTTCGCCCAAGCGGACAACAACGCTGAGATCGGTGAAACAGACCAACAACATACACTTTCTCGTCTCGATGGCGGTGTCTATCTAATGCTGCTATTGGTGCCTTTAGCATTTTTATTAATTAAACAAAACCAGCTGTTGATTGGCTTGTGTGCATTATTAATTTTACCCACAGAGCAAGCCTATGCTGTTGAATGGTCATCTTTATGGAAAAATAACGATCAGCGCGCCCTAAGTGCCTATCAACAAGGGGATTTTAAACAAGCGCAAGATGCCAACACCCCAAATCTCAAAGGCTCAGCTTTTTATCAACAAGGCCAGTATGAGCAAGCGTTGACACAGTTTAGCCAAGATGATTCAGCAAATGGTTTATATAACCAAGGCAATGCCTTAGCAAAATTGGGCAAACTTCCCGAAGCAATTGAGAAGTATGAGCAAGCATTAACACTCGATCCCGACCTTGCTGCCGCTCAAAAAAATAAAGAGATAATCGAACAATTATTGCAACAACAGCAAGACAATCAATCCGAGCAACAAAACCAAAATAATGAGCAACAAGACGCTGACCAACAACAATCGGATCAACAGCAACAGTCTGATCAACAAAACGCTGACCAATCGAATTCAGACTCGTCAGATAATCAACAAGGCCAACAATCTGAGTCAGATCAGCAAAGTAAGAATGCAGATCAACAAAATAAACCAGAAATGTCAGCCGACCCTCAACAACAGCAAGAGCAACAAGCCGCCGCTGACGAGCAAAAAAGTGCAGACTCAAAACAAGAAGAGCAACAACAAGCTGTAGCGCCAAGCGAGCCACACACAGCTCAAGAAGGCGAGGAACAAACTCAGCAAGCGGCAGTTTCCGCTGAGCCTTTAACTGCTGAAGAACGTGAAAAAGCACAACAATTAAATCAGCTACTTAGAAAAGTGCCTGATGATCCTGCCATCTTATTACGCAACAAAATGCGACTTGAATATCAAAATCGTGGCCGTAACACTAGCCCACAAGGAGTTAAAAAATCATGGTAA
- a CDS encoding BatD family protein: MVMRCILLLIIICSPSVFALTKLEASVNKNPVLQGEYFVLTIQADDNVQGAQPDTSVLLKDFVVGPTSVSSHTSIINGSISKKTTWQVELMSRKSGQFAIPAFEINGVKSQPYTLTVVKQDLDQQSDDIFIKTSMTPNSLYVQQAGVYNVKLYLAKELRDGQLSAPIMDNAQISQLGKQIESTEIINGKRYLVVSRDYLVQPQKSGDFTITAPSFNGRIQENYRAIAASAVTEDTLLTVKSIPANYQGDWLPSEMVSLHEQWQPEDTQVEVGTPLTRTITLTALGITKEQLPEITLPEIAGIRTYPDQAENNHNVRDGRVISQRVESIALLPQKPGTYQLPEVKIPWFNTVLNRIEYATLPSRTLTVVASSSSPSASVPNISPEQPEVQRPQNNTITAEVSSLQWGLIASGYLLWLITLLLWWLQRNKRPQVIKTAVQTDSQLSDKDVLAQLATAVKSNDNRAFYQHTLALAKLRCNNQSASLDDLAALYGNPSLAAQLNQLQASLYGNQQANVDLASILDTLKLTPSAQQLHASALKPLY, encoded by the coding sequence ATGGTAATGCGTTGTATTTTATTACTGATTATTATCTGCAGCCCAAGTGTATTTGCCCTCACTAAACTTGAAGCCTCTGTGAATAAAAACCCAGTCTTGCAAGGTGAGTATTTCGTTTTAACGATTCAGGCAGATGATAACGTGCAAGGTGCACAACCTGATACATCAGTTTTATTAAAAGATTTTGTTGTTGGCCCAACGAGTGTCAGTAGCCACACCAGTATTATAAATGGCAGCATCTCAAAGAAAACCACGTGGCAAGTGGAATTGATGTCACGTAAAAGTGGGCAATTTGCCATTCCTGCTTTTGAGATCAATGGCGTTAAATCGCAGCCTTACACCTTAACGGTGGTCAAACAAGATCTCGACCAGCAAAGCGATGATATTTTTATTAAAACCAGCATGACTCCTAATAGTCTTTATGTGCAACAAGCTGGGGTTTACAACGTTAAGCTGTATTTAGCCAAAGAGCTCAGGGATGGCCAATTAAGCGCGCCAATCATGGATAATGCGCAAATCTCGCAGCTCGGTAAACAAATTGAAAGCACTGAAATTATCAACGGTAAGCGCTATTTAGTGGTGAGCCGTGATTACTTAGTGCAACCACAAAAAAGCGGCGACTTTACCATTACCGCCCCATCATTTAATGGCCGAATACAAGAAAATTACCGCGCAATTGCTGCCTCTGCAGTCACAGAAGATACACTGTTAACGGTTAAATCGATTCCAGCCAATTATCAAGGCGATTGGTTACCGAGTGAAATGGTCTCATTGCATGAGCAATGGCAGCCTGAAGATACGCAAGTCGAAGTGGGCACCCCACTTACTCGCACAATTACTTTAACTGCATTAGGGATCACCAAAGAGCAACTACCTGAAATCACGCTTCCAGAGATTGCCGGGATCCGCACCTATCCCGACCAAGCTGAAAACAATCACAATGTGCGCGATGGTCGCGTGATTTCTCAGCGTGTTGAATCTATCGCATTATTACCTCAAAAGCCCGGAACCTACCAGCTTCCTGAGGTCAAAATTCCATGGTTTAATACTGTACTTAACCGTATAGAGTATGCAACGTTACCGAGTCGCACGTTAACCGTCGTTGCCTCGAGCAGCAGCCCAAGTGCATCCGTGCCTAACATCTCGCCTGAACAACCAGAAGTTCAACGCCCACAAAATAACACCATCACGGCTGAAGTATCCTCACTACAATGGGGGTTAATTGCCAGTGGCTACTTACTTTGGCTTATCACTTTGCTGCTGTGGTGGTTACAGCGTAATAAACGCCCGCAAGTAATTAAAACAGCAGTTCAAACGGACTCACAACTCAGCGATAAAGACGTGTTAGCACAACTGGCAACAGCGGTAAAATCAAACGATAATCGTGCATTTTATCAGCACACTTTAGCGCTCGCTAAGCTACGCTGTAACAATCAGTCAGCGTCATTAGATGACTTAGCCGCTCTGTACGGTAACCCTTCTTTGGCAGCACAACTCAATCAGTTGCAAGCAAGCTTATATGGAAATCAACAAGCAAACGTCGACTTAGCATCAATATTGGACACGCTTAAGTTAACTCCTTCAGCCCAACAATTACACGCATCTGCACTCAAACCTTTGTACTAA